From Corvus cornix cornix isolate S_Up_H32 chromosome 1A, ASM73873v5, whole genome shotgun sequence, a single genomic window includes:
- the LOC109144126 gene encoding uncharacterized protein LOC109144126 translates to MEPGPWDGLGWMDGWMDGRTDRQWSSKAQNPAKNQGVGNCHMRCSVAPLCPVLWCQHTWLRSAIPGGGGRAAIHGQVWPWHGQRGPTSPDQPLPGGVAVAGSTRRCCLPRGTGAAARNEWLCWSCVCTPAFHISSLASAGERGGFVGRWQSPLSSQGKGLLVPVSLKNTLPSLFAVPERKHTMVCLAQQTLLSLVEVLSSPIGSFVPCHRQHENALCSSLGVTLPCDIRD, encoded by the exons ATGGAACCGGGCCCCTGGGATGGattgggatggatggatggatggatggacggacggacggacagACAATGGAGCAGTAAGGcccaaaacccagcaaagaACCAGGGGGTTGGCAACTGTCACATGCGATGCTCAGTGGCCCCACTTTGCCCGGTGCTGTGGTGCCAGCACACGTGGCTCAGGAGTGCCATTCCTGGGGGTGGTGGCCGTGCTGCCATACATGGCCAGGTCTGGCCCTGGCATGGGCAGAGAGGCCCGACAAGCCCAGACCAGCCACTGCCAGGCGGTGTCGCAGTCGCTGGAAGCACACGGCGCTGTTGCCTTCCCAGGGGCACTGGGGCAGCTGCAAGGAATgaatggctgtgctggagctgcgTCTGCACCCCAGCCTTCCACATCAGTTCCCTGGCCTCTGCTGGAGAACGTGGGGGTTTCGTTGGCCGGTGGCAGAGTCCCCTCAGCAGCCAGGGAAAAGGATTACTG GTACCAGTGTCCCTCAAGAACACTTTGCCCTCACTATTTGCAGTGCCAGAGCGAAAACACACCATGGTCTGTCTGGCCCAGCAAACCCTGCTGAG CCTTGTAGAAGTCCTATCCTCCCCTATAGGCTCCTTTGTGCCTTGCCACAGACAGCATGAAAACGCGCTTTGTTCCAGCCTGGGGGTGACCCTGCCATGCGACATCAGGGATTGA